A stretch of DNA from Nitrospira sp. KM1:
TGCTCAAAACGGTTTCTGCTATCACCCTCCCACCCCACCGCGCCGAGACGCGCTTCTCACCAGGCAAGGCCGCAGGGACTCCGGCGACTGGGGGGTATTGCCTTGCGTGTGGCAGCAAACAAATCTAAGGCTGGTTAAAACGACTTTGGGCAAGGCCGCAGCGAGCGAAGGCCCGAGGCGTACGTTGTTTGGTACGTTGAGGGTCTGAGCGATGCGAGAACGAAGCCGAAAGTCGTTTTAAACAGCCGATCAGTCCTGAGCGATCTTGGGTTCAGAGTACTCCGTCACCGCCTGCGCAATGTTCGATTGCGCATACCGTTTGTAACACCGAAGCAAGTCGCGCACCGAAATGACGCCGACGATATCGCCGCCATTTGTCACACCGAGGTGACGAATGCCCAGATCGCCCATCATGTCTTGTGCATCGTCGACCGGTCGATTGCCTTCGATCGTGCAGATCGGCGACGTCATGATGTCTTCGACCGTCAAGCTGTTCAGACTTTTATTGGTAGGCACAGCTTTACGGACAATGTCGGTATCGGTGACGATTCCAACCCATCGCTTGCCTTTTTTCACGAAGAGCGAGCCCAGCCGCGCGGCCTTCATCGTCTTCGCGGCGCTGCGGACAGAGGTTCCCGGACCGACGGTTTTTGGATTCTTCGTCATGAACCGAGCGACTGTGGACATAGGCTCCTCCTTTCGCCAAAAAACCTTTCAGAAAAGAACTCCCAACACCTGTTCATTGTAACGCTAAAAACTCGAATGGAAACATATCTTGAGACATTTTTACGAGGGAACACAGCCGAAGCCCTATCCACAACCGGTCACACGGTCAATACGATCTTACCAAAAAACTTCCTGCTCAGAAGCTGCTGCTGCGCCGCCTTGGCTTCGCTCAACGGATAGGTCCGGTCGATGACCGGCTTCAGCTTTCCTTGTCCGAACAGCTCTGTCGCCTTCACTAACTCAGCTCTTGTCCCCATATAAGACCCTTTAATCACAAACTGGCGGGAATAGACATAGCGCAGATCCAGCTTCACATCCGCCCCGGTGGTAGCCCCGCAGGTAATCAACCGACCGCCTTTGGCCAGCGAGGAGAGACAGTTTTCCCAAACAGCCGGACCGATATGTTCGATCACGACGTCTACGCCTCGGCCCTCGGTCAGCAGCTTCACCCGTTCGGCTACTTTCTCGGTACTATGGTTGATGACGGCATGAGCGCCCAGCAGGACCGCTTTGGGAGTCTTCTCGTCCGAGCCGACAGTCGTAATCACGCGCGCGCCCGCGAGATGTGCCATCTGCACGGCAACACTGCCCACTCCGCTTCCGGCCCCCATGATCAGCACGGTCTCCCCGTGCTCGAGCTGTGCCTGGGCAAACAGCATATGCGCTGCCGTGACCGACACGAGCGGAAAAGACGCAGCCTCCTCGAACGACAGGTTGGAAGGGATCGGCAGCACATTGCGAAACGGCACTTTGACATACTCGGCGTAACCCCCGTAGGTCATCGCGCCGATGAGAGCATACGAACGGCAAAAGTTATCACGCCCTGCCAGGCATTCGTTGCATCGCCAACAGCTTATACCGGGCGACACCAAGACGCGGTCCCCCACGGCCACGTTATCCACCTGCCCGCCCACGGCCTCCACAATTCCGGCGATGTCGGAGCCTGGCACATGCGGGAGCGGCATCGGATAGGCGGGATTCCCCTGCCTGATCCAAATGTCCAAATGGTTCAGCGCACAGGCTTTCACCCGAACCAGCACGTCCTGCATTCCAATTTCCGGCTTCGGAAGATCTTCGTAACTGAGCTTCTCGGGCCCGCCATGCTCACGAAACAAGACAGCCTTCATATTGTCACCCTTTAAATGCGTCTAGATGAAAGACGATTCATCTCTTCACGCCATGTCTTCTCTGTGATTTACTCTGCCCTCCATTACCCGTTGAGCGTTCAGCATTATCGAGGGCCGGCATGTCTGGCCCCATCGTCCGGAGGATCAAGGTATCCTTCGAGGCTCTGCCGTCATCTCATCCTCTCTTCAAAGTTCTGCAGAACGGGTAGCGTCGATCAGGACCCATCTCACTCACCCACCCACCCACGCTGTTCCGCGCCAGGA
This window harbors:
- a CDS encoding cyclic nucleotide-binding/CBS domain-containing protein — encoded protein: MSTVARFMTKNPKTVGPGTSVRSAAKTMKAARLGSLFVKKGKRWVGIVTDTDIVRKAVPTNKSLNSLTVEDIMTSPICTIEGNRPVDDAQDMMGDLGIRHLGVTNGGDIVGVISVRDLLRCYKRYAQSNIAQAVTEYSEPKIAQD
- a CDS encoding zinc-binding dehydrogenase, which produces MKAVLFREHGGPEKLSYEDLPKPEIGMQDVLVRVKACALNHLDIWIRQGNPAYPMPLPHVPGSDIAGIVEAVGGQVDNVAVGDRVLVSPGISCWRCNECLAGRDNFCRSYALIGAMTYGGYAEYVKVPFRNVLPIPSNLSFEEAASFPLVSVTAAHMLFAQAQLEHGETVLIMGAGSGVGSVAVQMAHLAGARVITTVGSDEKTPKAVLLGAHAVINHSTEKVAERVKLLTEGRGVDVVIEHIGPAVWENCLSSLAKGGRLITCGATTGADVKLDLRYVYSRQFVIKGSYMGTRAELVKATELFGQGKLKPVIDRTYPLSEAKAAQQQLLSRKFFGKIVLTV